The uncultured Carboxylicivirga sp. genomic interval CACCACCAAAACATCGCCAATAACGGTCATTGTTGTGGTTGAAGTAGTTGGCGTTAATCCCAAAGCACATACTTCGGTTGGATTTCCGGTACTAATACAAACATCAGACTCTTGTGCCAGAACCGATTCAGTATTACTGGTAATAACAATAATTGGAATGTTAGGATGTAGACCTCGAGCCAAATCAATAAGCTCAATTATTTCGCGCGTTTTACCCGAATTTGAAATCATCAACATCACATCGTTTTCCTGTACAACTCCCAAATCTCCATGTTGAGCTTCACTCGGATGCAAAAAAACAGATGGAGTTCCGGTAGAACTGAAAGTTGTAGCCATATTAACAGCTATCTGACCAGCTTTGCCCATGCCTGTTGTGATAAGCTTTCCTTTCTTTTCGTGAATTTGCTGATACATTAAATTAACAGCTTTTTCAAAGTCGTCGGTTGCAGGAATATTTTGTATTGCTTGCGCCTCGTGTTGTAAAAGCGCTTTTACTTCTTCTAATATCATACTATGAATTTTTTCAACACAAAGGTATTATTTTCATTTGCAAAAAAACATGTTAAAGCTCTTCCGATTCTAAATAAAGATAATCCCAAACACCACCTAACCAATCCTTATATAAATTAATTGAATTATGCTTCTTAAGCTTTCGAAAATAACGTTTCGATTCATTATTTTTCGATAAAGGATAAAACCAAAAATCATTGAAATAATTATAAGCCTGATTCCAGTTTATTGTATTTTCTTCTATCAAGTTATAAAATACATTGTGTAATTCCTGAAACAAATCAATCTTTTCCTTTCGTGTTAACGATTTCTTCAAAATAATAGCAGGATCTGCTAAAATCCCCCTTCCAATCATAACACCCTTAATATTAGGAAAACGCTCCGCTAAATCATTCATAGCTGTTTGATTCACAATATCTCCATTGGCAACGACCGGAAGTTGGCACGAGCTCATCATATGTTCAAAGGCATTCCAATCGGGTTCTCCTTTATATTTTTGAGTAACCAAGCGTGGATGAATTATCACCTCCTCAATAGGATACTGATTTAATATAGAAATGATTTGACTTCCTTGTGCCTGATCATTTAATCCCGTTCGCATTTTTATCGAAAGCTTTAGCTTTAGATCTTTTTGAAAGTAATCATCCAGCAACTTTTTAATTAAATCAGGTTCCGAAAGCATACCCCCTCCCTTTTTACGTTTCACAAGCATAGGAAAGGGACAACCCATATTTATATTTAACTCTTCATATCCAAATGCTTTTATTTTCTTTGCAAACTCGATTAAGAATGATGAAGTATTAACCGCAATCTGAGGTATTAAATTATTTCCAAAATTAAGTTCTTCATTTAATTCCGGTAATAAATCAGGATTCGAAAAAGTATCTTTCCCTTCTTCAAAAAAAGGCGTAAAATATTTATCAATACCCCCATACACCTTGGCCAAGGCCTTTCGATAGAAAACACTGGTATAACCCTGAAGCGGGGCTAAATATATTTGTTTACTGCTTTTCAAATTAATTGTGTTACTAATTATTCTGTAAAAATATTGAATCTGTAACGACTAGTATATCTTTAGCAAAAATTTTAGTTAATTTGTGAAAATAGTTTTATCGAAAGAAAACGAAACGAAATGAATGACTTTGATCCGAATACTACCGTTGGCCGACGTGGACTTATTCTAAAAATATTAGACGAAAAAGGACAAGTTAATGTGCACGAACTAAGTGAGCAATTTGAAGTTAGTGAAGTTACTATTCGTAACGACCTAACCCAATTGGAGCATAAAAACCTGCTTATCAGAGCCCGGGGTGGTGCCATCAAAACAGATAAAGTAAATCTGGAAATTAAGCTTTCGGATAAAAAAATTCAGCATAGCAAAGAAAAAGAAGCCATTGGCAAAAGAGCGGCAAAACTCATCGAAGAAGGTGATACAATTGTATTGGACTCAGGCACAACCACCAAAGAAGTTGCCAATCATTTGCATCGTTTCAAAAACCTTACGGTAATAACCAATGCCTTAAACATTGCAGCACCCCTGGCTGAATCGGAACATATTAATATTATTATGCCTGGTGGTGTAATGCGAAAAAATTCACTTTCGCTGGTAGGGTCCATCGGGCAAAATAACTTGAAAAGCTTTTTTAGCGATAAACTATTTATTGGCGCCGATGGCATTGATGCTCAATTAGGTATTAGTACTCCTCACATCGAAGAAGCAGCACTAAATCGCACCATGCTAAAAATGGCAAAAAAAGTGATTTTAGTTGCTGACTCCAGTAAGTTCAAAAAACGTAGTTTGGCTATCATTGGGCAACTTACCGACATTGATGTAGTAGTAACCGACAAAGGACTAGCCGAAGATGACTATGAGAAGTTAATCAATGCCGGCATTGAAGTAATAATAGCCGATTAAAAATATTTTGAACATCGCGTAATTAATCCTGTTAAAGTTAAATAAAGCCTTAACGAATATGATTATTGTAATTTCTCCAGCTAAAACATTAGATTTCGAAACTCCGGTTACAAAAACCGAAAATACTGATATACGATTTCCGAAAGAATCATCAACTTTGGTAAAAAACCTGAAAAAGGTTAAGCCCGAAGAACTGGCCAAACTTATGAGCATTAGTTCGCCATTGGCAAATCTTAACTATCACAGGTTTCAATTGTGGAATCATCCTTTTAATGAGGAAGACACAAGAGCTGCTCTTTTTGCATTTAAAGGCGATGTTTATACCGGAATAGATGCCACTACTCTTAACTCAAATGAATTGGATTATACCAATTCGCACCTTCGTATTTTATCCGGGCTATATGGATTGCTGCGACCACTTGACGCAATTATGCCCTATCGTCTAGAAATGGGAACCAAACTTCAAACCGGATCAAATAAAAACCTTTATGAATTCTGGGGAGATAAAATTACGAAACTTCTGGCTGATGATATGAAAGCCAACAATGAAGAAGTACTGATCAATTTAGCTTCCAACGAATATTTTAAATCCATTGATAAAAAGAAGCTCAAAAAACGGATTATCACACCCGTTTTTAAGGATCAGAAAAATGGCGAATACAAAGTCATCAGCTTTTTTGCAAAAAAAGCCAGAGGTATGATGACCCGTTTTATCATTCAGAATAAAATAGAAAACCCGGAAGATTTAAGAGCTTTTGATTTAGGAGGTTACTATTACCACCAGGATTTATCGAAACCCGACATGCCTGTTTTTGTTCGCGATAATGCTTAAATCAAGAGATACTTAAGTAGGCAAGAACTTGGATTAATATATTTGAGCATCTATTTTTTAAGTTTTTTCTGGTCAATAAATTAAACTCATAGTTGATCCCTAATAATTTTTGTTTTAACTTTTAGTCAATGCAAATAGAAATTAGGAGGCTAATTATTAAAACACACATCTATGAGTCAAAACCAATTAATACTCCAGCGATATGGTAATTTACTAAAAGAGGAATCTTTAGTAACCATGAATGATAAGATCCTTCCCAATACTTTTGTATTGGAAGCTCCAGAACCATTTCCCGGATACTTTGGCTATTATAGCGATATCCCTTCTGACTCTAAACCCTTATATCTTTATTTGGTATTAAAAGGTTTGTATACACTGGAAGAAGTAACCAGAGCTACCCAAAATATTAAAAAGTATTTTGGAACTAACTTCAATGCTGCGGCAGGTACCATTTACATGTACAACAAATTATTTCATATCATAAGGGTTCGCCATTTAGATACTTTTGATCAGATTGCAGATTTACAACATGGCTATCTTGATCAGGGCATTGAATTTAAAAAGAAACCTAAAAACATTTCGGGTAAAGCGATAATTCGGTTAAAAAAATTCTTCATGCTCGAAGAAGTAGAAGATGGTGTTTATTTTGACTTAGACGAAAAAGACCATGGCTACTTCACCATTCCTTACAAATTACCATGGAAACATTTTGAAGACATTACTAAAAAGGCCAAACACAATTGGGATCGAAGTGTCTTCGATTCAGCCTTGGGCCATATTCACGAAAATTTCGGTATCAGAGATATCATTCGTATTTATAATCCAAACATAGATATTAATTATCTGATGGATGCACGAAAAGTATACCTCGACCGGATTAAATAGTTCAGATTTAGTTAGCACCTTACCCGATTCTTCTGATTCGGGTATTTTTTTCGACTAATTGGTCGAAATTTCGAAAAATTTAACACACATCAGTAAACCATTTACTAATCTTTTGCCTTTATTTGAAAACAAAATCACAATCATTTCTCCTATGTTTAAAAATAAAAAACATTATACGCATGCAAATTTTGTATTCGTACTATTGTTATCATCTTTACTAAGTTGTAATAATGCACATTACTCTTCAAGT includes:
- the agaR gene encoding transcriptional repressor AgaR, yielding MNDFDPNTTVGRRGLILKILDEKGQVNVHELSEQFEVSEVTIRNDLTQLEHKNLLIRARGGAIKTDKVNLEIKLSDKKIQHSKEKEAIGKRAAKLIEEGDTIVLDSGTTTKEVANHLHRFKNLTVITNALNIAAPLAESEHINIIMPGGVMRKNSLSLVGSIGQNNLKSFFSDKLFIGADGIDAQLGISTPHIEEAALNRTMLKMAKKVILVADSSKFKKRSLAIIGQLTDIDVVVTDKGLAEDDYEKLINAGIEVIIAD
- a CDS encoding tRNA-dihydrouridine synthase family protein, which codes for MKSSKQIYLAPLQGYTSVFYRKALAKVYGGIDKYFTPFFEEGKDTFSNPDLLPELNEELNFGNNLIPQIAVNTSSFLIEFAKKIKAFGYEELNINMGCPFPMLVKRKKGGGMLSEPDLIKKLLDDYFQKDLKLKLSIKMRTGLNDQAQGSQIISILNQYPIEEVIIHPRLVTQKYKGEPDWNAFEHMMSSCQLPVVANGDIVNQTAMNDLAERFPNIKGVMIGRGILADPAIILKKSLTRKEKIDLFQELHNVFYNLIEENTINWNQAYNYFNDFWFYPLSKNNESKRYFRKLKKHNSINLYKDWLGGVWDYLYLESEEL
- a CDS encoding SIS domain-containing protein; amino-acid sequence: MILEEVKALLQHEAQAIQNIPATDDFEKAVNLMYQQIHEKKGKLITTGMGKAGQIAVNMATTFSSTGTPSVFLHPSEAQHGDLGVVQENDVMLMISNSGKTREIIELIDLARGLHPNIPIIVITSNTESVLAQESDVCISTGNPTEVCALGLTPTTSTTTMTVIGDVLVVLLMKKINFTNADYAKRHHGGYLGDKSRKAAGIK
- the yaaA gene encoding peroxide stress protein YaaA produces the protein MIIVISPAKTLDFETPVTKTENTDIRFPKESSTLVKNLKKVKPEELAKLMSISSPLANLNYHRFQLWNHPFNEEDTRAALFAFKGDVYTGIDATTLNSNELDYTNSHLRILSGLYGLLRPLDAIMPYRLEMGTKLQTGSNKNLYEFWGDKITKLLADDMKANNEEVLINLASNEYFKSIDKKKLKKRIITPVFKDQKNGEYKVISFFAKKARGMMTRFIIQNKIENPEDLRAFDLGGYYYHQDLSKPDMPVFVRDNA